The genomic interval GAAGTCATAATTTATAATGAGTATAATTAAGCAACTGCAgatgaaataatatttctaatCCAACAGTGGGTGTCATAATCAGAGCAGCCATTATACTTCTGATAGACCAACTGAAGGAGAGACGTTGAAGAAGTTGATGTCAACTGTGATGGACATGTTTCTGAATTTGATGCTAGTTGCTTAGCAGTAACGTAGCTAACGGGTTTGTCAGTAATCGGCATAATTTCTAGAACCGCaggacaaaatgttttctcaaagcTTTCACtttcatcagaaccagaacagaagaACGTGATCCACAAGTGTATCTGTAGCTGAGGAGCTACAACAGAACTCTGGAGGAGACTCAGTGGAGGTAGTGTGCACCGCTTTCACACAACCTGGTATGTAAACACAATCTTatcacacaaacataaatctgaaattttagctgaaaaagaaaaaaaaggaacaggGAAGGTGTTCTGACTCGACTCAGCCAATAATCtgataaaagaaatatttagcaGCATATAATGTCCGACATTTTAACTTTCCTTGTGATCTGACTGCAACTGGAACAAAGCTGTCCCCCCTCTTACTCCCATTTGTAAAGTTTCACCATCTTCTCTGTGAGAGAGGCCAGAAAGTTCTCTCCATTCACAGAAAAGGGGCTGATGTCCAACACTGGTAGGTCAGCTGGAAGCTTCTGAAGCAGAGAGCCACTTCCTGCATCCCACACCTGGGGATTGGCAGAGCAAACAGAGTGCATTAGGAAGATGAGATGGATCAAAGTTCAGTTGCTTTGCAGTGCAACTCATTTATAATCAAGTTGAGCTCATTTATCCAGAAATGCTGAACTGAAGTAtgtatatttcttaaaatagcctgataaagaaaaaacagaaattaagtgTACACAGGACCTACCATGGTGGAGTTGGAGGCCTCGTCCCCAGCACATACCAACATCCCACTGCCCTCTGGATGCCTGAAGATGGTGTTCTTGGTCAGCAGTTTGCAGGATGACCCAGCGCTGAATGTCTGCACAGGGGAGCAGGAGCAGCTGGGCAGCTGACTGGAGTCCAGCTGAGGCGCGCGAGTCAGCGCCATCAGGACGCATCGTACAGTCTGATGGGAGCGTCCTGCAGCGTGGACAACATTTACTGACATAAACAGCCCCAAGGTTCAGAAACATACTGTAACTCTCAGGCTCAAAGCCCCACAACCAGGTTTGGAGCAGGAGCAGGGCTGCATGCAGCTCTGTAGTGAGCTGACTGTAGTTGAAGTGAATTCAACAAAGAACTGAAACTGTTTTACTTTCAGGGTATTAATGCATCCTGTCAACATGAAATGACCCTCTTTAACTCCGTCTCTCTTCTAGTCGTAGAGAATGACTGAGCTTTTATTGTATGAGCTCTCCTTGAAAGTCTGCCTCAGAACTTATCAGCTCAGCTGTGTTTCTCTCCTACATGAAGCATCCAAAGGAGCTACAACTGCAGCCAAAAACGTTTTACTTTTCTTCTAAGCTGCAGGATGtatctttgaagaaaaaaaaagaaggttttttttaaaccaatttgtTATAACAGTCACTAACTCGTGAAAGTATGATGTGAGAGAGAATTTGTGAAACAACTGAGCTCCTAAACCTTCTCCCTGTTCTACTACTGGCGTTTGAAGAAAAGCACCGCTTCCTGtgacaaacaaccaatcagagccaggagaagggtcttagtgctgccaatcacaCTGTGTACATGcagctcaatgtgctaatggcggggAAACATCTTACTGTTCAACAAAAACTGTTCATCTGCAGTCATCAGCGGCCAtgcctgagcattcacaacagacTTGGCTATGAGGAAGAAACTGTAGTGTAAGAGAGGCAGGGAGAGGAGGAGTAGCGAGTATataagcatgattgacagcactaagaccggtctcctggctctgattggatgtgtctagttagcactggaagAAAGAAGAGGAACTCAATTTATTCACAGTTTATCTGTCTCACACCATACAGTCACAACAtgagagttttaacaaatatataaaaaatgcatactgtatgtatacATACTGCAATATTAAGATAGAAAGTGCTCCTGGATCAGtgcctctgttttctttttatgcttATCAGTCATGGCAGTCGGCCACCAacactgagccaggttctggttctgctgcagatttCTTACTGTTAAACGAGAACCATTCCTTGCTGATTTCACTGCATGGATGCTCAGCATGCTGGATTGCTGCAGCGTTAACAACACAATCCAAGCTGTCCACTGTTGCTACTGCTAATTATGACAGTGTGAACGCGGGTCTTACCAGGCCGGTATGTGACCAGACAGTGTCTGCTCTCAGTCTCCACCTGGATGTCTGTGCAGCCGCCACTCTCCAAAGGCAGAATATGGGGTCTGTAGGTGGTCTCATTCTCCTGCTCCCAGAAACAAGCACCCTCAAGTGAGCCAGCAATCAGCCCGCCGCAGGGGAAAGAGCTGGACGCCACGCGCGGGACGTAGCACAACGACGCCACTGGGCACCTGCAAACACCACATATCCTCGATGTTAGACCGAATACGAGACAGTAAGTTGTGTCCTAATGTGCAGATGCCAATTTCTATTCAACCATCAGAAATATCGCTCACTGCAGAAAGAGTTGTAATGCTTGTCAAGCGTTTTTAGTGAGTTTTTACCTGGAGCGAAGAGGTTGCAGCTCATGAATGTGCGTGCTGGTGTCCCTGGTGTCGTAAACGAGCACGGAGCCGTTGCTCAGACCAGCGTAGATGTAGTTGCTGTTGTCCAAagaccagcagcagctccacacAGGCTTATCCGTCTTATAAGTCTGAACCACCGTGTTGGTAAGCAAGCTACAAAACAAGTGTTTATGAACAAACACAAGAGAAGGCATTTATCTGAGGCTTTTGGCTCATATAGGAAGCCTGCTTCAGCTAGAGCCCCAGGATTGTCCACTACTTGGATGATATCAAAGTGCTCGTTCTACCACACAATGTACTGCTGCACAAGTTGCATGCAATTGTGATTTTGGACTGTCAGTTTTAAATCTGTGTCATGTTCTCTCATCTGGAAAGCCGATGGTGAATTTGACGTCATCCGTTTAACTCatcacagaccaaaacaaaacaccctgATGTAACCATGGTAACACCAGGAGATTTCAGACTCCGCTCTTCCTCTTGGATACTTTTTTCACAGTAGATTAACAACACATTCTGAAATCATCCAATTTAGCTTCAGTGCTTTGCATAGCATCTTTAATCAAAATCCCTTTTAGGCCACAGTCAATCATTTGCTAATCCCGATAAATCTGTTAGAGAGGTTACCACTGCTTAATTGCATAGCACCGTAGAGACCGCCCTGCTTGTTCTTACCTGGTCAGTTTAACAGTGTTGTCCAGTGCAGCAGATAGCAGCAGGCTGTTGTTCTCTCTGCTGAACGACAGACCTCTTATCTGTTTGCTGTGGATGGGAACGTACTGACTGGCTTTCATGTTCACCAAGCTCACCTTCTTCACCCCACAACCTGAACAGAAACACCAGAAAAGTACCTTCACTTCCACGTCACTCCTCAGCCCTGGTCTAATGCTTTGAATGTCGACTCCATGGGCaaacttaaaacaagacataCGGCTCCGACAATAAACACAACACCCATCCAAGAGTAGAGCAAACCTCTGATAGGCAAACATGGTTATAAGGTGAAGGAAGATGAAGAttctttgtatttgtttcatcttcagTATCCCTTTGGTTAtgtgatggggtttttttttttctttggtggctgttgaaattgcattttctttgtgaaataaCATGGCagaatattaaagtttaatcatggttttttctgtgtgtgtgtgtttttgcgtCTTCCACCTACACAATCTGTggaacatgcagcaaatataatGTGCAGCACGTTTTAACCCCAGAGCTCCAGACATAGTACCACAACATATGTGATGGAATTATTAGGTTGTCCTGTTGCTCAAAATCAGCATTGCTGGAGGATATTTGTAATCtagtttattatattattttaatcttcCAAATAATTGAGCagtcatgttttctgtctttttatctATGCGTCACAGTTCTGCTGTGCACATTTTGCACTTGCAAAAGCGGCTGAGTATTTACTAATGGTAGATATGTGAACAATTTTCATCATGTATGTCAGACTGTTCATATGAATATTTGTAACATGCCTGAAAAGTTACTGCTTTACTAAGAAATTGTGTCCATTTGTGGCCACAGAACATAATTATTGTTTTGGACTCAGTTTGACACATTCATCTTTGATTTAATCATTAAGCATACGATGTAATAATGACTAACACCTTCATACAGATGAACATGTTATAGCTACACCGTCGATCACTGTAGTATTCAGCTCTTCATGGTGTCAACCACAggcatttattcatcttttacaTTTCCCACTGACAACGTTTCACCATTTCTTCAGATTATTTTCCAACAAATCTCTATGACCACAGAGCATTCATAAAGATAAACTGAGGTTCACTTCAGTGAAGGACAAATTGGTTGGTCATTTGGAATGACTGACAGGTGGCATCATAATAAATGTCTGAGAGCTGAATTATTGGCTTCAGACAGGAACTGCAGcagataaaaaatatctaattaatCTGTTTAGGATGACAAAGATCCTGGAGAAGTAAAACGCTAAAAGAAGTAGACGCAGTAAAACAAGTTCTGTAAAATTAACTCCTGGTAACACAAGATGGAAATAAGAACGCAGGTTACCAGGCACTAGTGTAGAATGAGGGGAGGGCTGTGAGGCCAGCAGGCAGGACAGAGGTTCACAGTAGGACAGAACTCTGCAGCCGCCTGTCTGAGACACCAGCACCGCCTTAGAGAAGCTGTACTGAGCTGCCCTGGAGCCGTCCGCCCTCTGAGACAGGCTGaacatggaggaagaggaggaggaagagggtgGAGCTGAACTTCTTCCAGTTTGGGCCATCAAAGCCTTCAGCTcctacaaaaacatgcagacagaAGCAAAGAGCTGGTTAGGTTTTTACCAGACACGCAGTTTAAAAACTGGGCTGCTGCTTCTTTACAGAATGTTTGACAAACTGGTTTCTAAGCTAAAACATAAATTGGGTTTCTCTTTTAGAAACAAGAGTTTCTCACACCATATTAAAAGGTTCCTTGTTGTTATCTACTCACACATCATCTATTTTTACTCGTCATattaattatttcacatttattgattactctgtttttcatttgttatttgCTCatacattgtttgttttgtcttatgtTTACAGAGTCTATGTGAGCAGGATGAGGTTTGACTGCTGGAAAGTTTACTTTGCTCAACATTTGCAGCGTTCACATAATTTAGCTCATAAGTTCATTTCCTGTGTATGAGGTGAGAATTGTCGTCTACtagtttgtttgggtttttttttttttttttgcaaagctgCAAAACCACATAGATGCATCCTTACACAGACAGGTGTGTGTAAAGCGGAATCAATCTCCTGTCAGAGGATGCTCTGACCTAtgaacttttaactttttttttctgtaatacagactgcaaCCAGCCATGACAAATTACTATAACTGAACAATTTTGAATGAATACAAGTTGTAACATTTCATtcccctttgggattaataaagtatttttgaatttctctCCTTGCTGCAAGAAAAACTCcttgaaacaaacatttctgaccCATTATTGATTCTGTATTGACTGAATCAATATACTAACCTTTTGAACACCTTTTTTCCTATAACCATTCTCCCTCTGATGGATTATGGAGTCAGAAATGAACTGGGCCAAAAGCCAGTTAAGACTCTGTTCTTGTCACCGGGAACAATAAAACGATCATCTCTTATAACTTTGAGGCAATTCAAGTCTAAGTTGAAGAACAGAGAAACCAGCTCACTGGGCTCCTATAACGTgtgtaataaaacaataataccAGGTGATGTCTCTTGTTTATGCGTTTGTACCTTAGGTTTTATACATTTGATGCTGCTGccttgctctttttttctgattgattAAAGGATACATTTTTAGGTGTTGTCAATTATCTGCACAATAATTGAGTGAAGTGATTTTCAGCTAATAGCAGTACTACCTGCAGCTCTTGCTGTGCCTGTCCAAATTTGCTGGTGACAACCTGAAGCTTGAGTTTGTATTCTGCCGACTCCAGTTCAGCTTTTCTCCTCAGAGACTGCTCCTGCTCCAAAGACCTGAATACAAACACACCAAGCTTCACAGAACCATAGCACAACATGGAGGGGGACAAATCTAAAACTGAAACGGGCAAAAGACACAACGATGGctgctaaataaaaactacactTCAAAGCTGGATGAGCTTTTCTGCAGTCTCCTTGTTTTTTGTGGAAGTACCAATGCGACGTGGTGGGTTGGACGTCCGCCCACCCGACGGTCTGTGCATGCAGGCGACGGTCTGACGTTAAAGCGTAAACAAGACTCAGATCATTTCATGTAGGAAGAATAACAACGTATTAAAGAAAGAAGGTGAAATATGTAATTACAGGATTGCTCAGTCTCTCCAGTTTTTTTTGCAATTCctgaaattcatgcaaaatcaaaTTCGAGCCTTTTCTTGCACTAATGCATATTTGGGAGTATATTGCAAATCCTAtgcaaaaataatccaaaacattCAGTTTACATGACTTCTAACTTCTAAACTGCCTCAGCTTTCCTCAATGTGAAGTGACTGACATggcaagaaacaaaaatggagattacaaatattttgtgtccaatttgttattttttccccactttaGTTCTTGATTTTCTCATCTTCTGTCTTCTATACATAGATTTTGGAAGTAGTTTAATAAAGGAAAAAGTCTGGgaaattccttgcaaatatttctaaaggaAGACCAAAGCAATCGAGAAATCCTGGAAACTGACTGATATGCAAAGTTTATGCACTGTTgcggcgtgctgtggtggcgcagggggttagcacgccccacgtcaggaggccttagtcctcgacgcggacgtcgcgggttcgactcccggtcccagtgacctttg from Xiphophorus maculatus strain JP 163 A chromosome 2, X_maculatus-5.0-male, whole genome shotgun sequence carries:
- the rfwd3 gene encoding E3 ubiquitin-protein ligase RFWD3 isoform X2, translating into MEAMEIDSLRDRFGSAVAGPAIVIVREPERVYSTVVTTGSGSGIDLDDDDDDEDDDAGALEAVQAPFRLPATWAFSQRAIDGVPAVPSVTQGEPMRRSLRQGLRVHYPSQTAAPSRGFPDFLLRAPAVSVTQPGSGSTTEESESEFEEEAEESTAAGAEASLHLPSAAPIPNAATEQSQPEAATAAPSRTEAVSAAANEAGGDAQIQDLQPTPAAPSSSQPSRSGDSEGETCSICFEAWTTAGEHRLSALRCGHLFGNTCIKRWLKAQGCTAKCPQCNKKAKNSDIVLLYAPKLRALDNSEQESLKRSLEQEQSLRRKAELESAEYKLKLQVVTSKFGQAQQELQELKALMAQTGRSSAPPSSSSSSSMFSLSQRADGSRAAQYSFSKAVLVSQTGGCRVLSYCEPLSCLLASQPSPHSTLVPGCGVKKVSLVNMKASQYVPIHSKQIRGLSFSRENNSLLLSAALDNTVKLTSLLTNTVVQTYKTDKPVWSCCWSLDNSNYIYAGLSNGSVLVYDTRDTSTHIHELQPLRSRCPVASLCYVPRVASSSFPCGGLIAGSLEGACFWEQENETTYRPHILPLESGGCTDIQVETESRHCLVTYRPGRSHQTVRCVLMALTRAPQLDSSQLPSCSCSPVQTFSAGSSCKLLTKNTIFRHPEGSGMLVCAGDEASNSTMVWDAGSGSLLQKLPADLPVLDISPFSVNGENFLASLTEKMVKLYKWE
- the rfwd3 gene encoding E3 ubiquitin-protein ligase RFWD3 isoform X1: MQDVSPRGPTLGTPAINDLSSFLFFYSEQMEAMEIDSLRDRFGSAVAGPAIVIVREPERVYSTVVTTGSGSGIDLDDDDDDEDDDAGALEAVQAPFRLPATWAFSQRAIDGVPAVPSVTQGEPMRRSLRQGLRVHYPSQTAAPSRGFPDFLLRAPAVSVTQPGSGSTTEESESEFEEEAEESTAAGAEASLHLPSAAPIPNAATEQSQPEAATAAPSRTEAVSAAANEAGGDAQIQDLQPTPAAPSSSQPSRSGDSEGETCSICFEAWTTAGEHRLSALRCGHLFGNTCIKRWLKAQGCTAKCPQCNKKAKNSDIVLLYAPKLRALDNSEQESLKRSLEQEQSLRRKAELESAEYKLKLQVVTSKFGQAQQELQELKALMAQTGRSSAPPSSSSSSSMFSLSQRADGSRAAQYSFSKAVLVSQTGGCRVLSYCEPLSCLLASQPSPHSTLVPGCGVKKVSLVNMKASQYVPIHSKQIRGLSFSRENNSLLLSAALDNTVKLTSLLTNTVVQTYKTDKPVWSCCWSLDNSNYIYAGLSNGSVLVYDTRDTSTHIHELQPLRSRCPVASLCYVPRVASSSFPCGGLIAGSLEGACFWEQENETTYRPHILPLESGGCTDIQVETESRHCLVTYRPGRSHQTVRCVLMALTRAPQLDSSQLPSCSCSPVQTFSAGSSCKLLTKNTIFRHPEGSGMLVCAGDEASNSTMVWDAGSGSLLQKLPADLPVLDISPFSVNGENFLASLTEKMVKLYKWE